Proteins encoded in a region of the Mesoflavibacter profundi genome:
- the radA gene encoding DNA repair protein RadA encodes MAKVKTTFFCQNCGTQFSKWQGQCTSCKEWNTIVEEVVQKPEKNDWKLPSSNTTKRVSKPLKLNQIDDSKEARLDTKDAEFNRVLGGGIVPGSLTLLGGEPGIGKSTLLLQISLHLPYKTLYVSGEESQKQIKMRAQRIYPDNDSCYILTETKTQNIFKQIESVNPDIVIVDSIQTLHSDYVESSSGSISQIKECTTELIKFAKETNTPVIIIGHITKDGQIAGPKILEHMVDTVLQFEGDRNHVFRILRANKNRFGSTNEIGIYEMQGSGLREVSNPSEILISKKDNDLSGNAVAATLEGMRPLMIEVQALVSTAVYGTPQRSATGFNAKRLNMLLAVLEKRAGFRLGAKDVFLNITGGINVDDPAIDLAVVAAILSSNEDDALQTNFCFAAEVGLSGEIRPVQRVEQRILEAEKLGFSTIFVSKFNKITIQPKGIKIQLISNIEDLVSILF; translated from the coding sequence CAATTTTCTAAATGGCAAGGACAATGTACCTCTTGCAAAGAGTGGAATACAATTGTAGAAGAAGTAGTCCAAAAACCAGAAAAAAACGACTGGAAATTACCATCTTCTAACACGACCAAAAGAGTTTCTAAGCCATTAAAGTTAAATCAAATAGACGACTCTAAAGAAGCTAGGCTAGATACTAAAGATGCAGAGTTTAACCGTGTTCTTGGTGGCGGCATTGTGCCAGGATCACTAACCTTATTAGGCGGTGAACCAGGAATAGGTAAAAGTACATTGCTACTACAAATATCTTTACACTTACCTTATAAAACTTTATATGTTTCTGGAGAAGAAAGTCAAAAGCAAATAAAGATGAGAGCGCAGCGTATCTATCCAGATAATGATAGCTGTTATATACTTACCGAAACAAAAACTCAAAATATTTTCAAACAAATAGAGTCTGTAAATCCAGATATTGTAATTGTAGATTCTATCCAAACCTTGCACAGCGATTATGTAGAGAGTTCTAGTGGAAGTATTTCTCAAATTAAAGAATGCACAACAGAGCTTATAAAGTTTGCAAAAGAAACAAATACACCTGTAATCATAATTGGTCATATTACTAAAGATGGTCAAATTGCAGGTCCTAAAATTTTAGAACATATGGTAGATACGGTTTTGCAATTTGAAGGAGACCGTAACCATGTTTTTAGAATTTTAAGAGCCAATAAAAATAGATTTGGATCTACTAACGAAATTGGTATTTACGAAATGCAAGGTTCTGGATTGCGAGAAGTATCTAATCCAAGCGAAATACTAATATCTAAAAAAGATAACGATTTATCAGGTAATGCTGTCGCGGCAACATTAGAAGGTATGCGTCCTTTAATGATAGAAGTACAAGCACTGGTAAGTACTGCAGTTTATGGTACACCACAAAGAAGCGCAACAGGATTTAATGCTAAACGTTTAAATATGCTTTTAGCTGTTTTAGAAAAAAGAGCTGGATTTAGATTAGGCGCAAAAGATGTATTTTTAAATATAACTGGTGGTATTAATGTAGACGATCCAGCAATAGATTTAGCTGTGGTTGCTGCAATTCTGTCTTCCAATGAAGACGATGCACTACAAACCAATTTTTGTTTTGCTGCCGAAGTAGGTTTATCTGGAGAAATTAGACCTGTACAACGTGTTGAGCAAAGAATTCTTGAAGCTGAAAAGCTAGGATTTTCAACAATATTTGTTTCAAAATTTAATAAAATTACTATTCAACCTAAAGGAATTAAAATTCAATTAATTTCTAATATAGAAGATCTTGTTTCTATCTTATTTTAA